A portion of the Chelmon rostratus isolate fCheRos1 chromosome 15, fCheRos1.pri, whole genome shotgun sequence genome contains these proteins:
- the acyp1 gene encoding acylphosphatase-1, with protein sequence MSNEDLISVDYEIFGRVQGVFFRKYTQAEGKKLGLVGWVQNTGAGTVQGQLQGPRSKVKEMEDWLKSTGSPKSHITKAEFKNEKTVDSLEHSSFNIVK encoded by the exons ATGTCCAACGAAGACCTAATTTCAGTGGATTATGAAATTTTTGGCAGAGTGCAAGGTGTATTTTTTCGCAAATACACTCAA GCAGAAGGGAAGAAGCTTGGCCTGGTTGGATGGGTCCAAAACACAGGGGCAGGAACTGTGCAGGGGCAGCTCCAAGGCCCACGCAGCAAGGTGAAAGAAATGGAAGACTGGCTGAAATCCACCGGGAGCCCCAAGTCACACATAACCAAGGCAGAATTCAAGAATGAGAAAACAGTCGATAGCCTTGAACACTCCTCTTTTAACATAGTGAAATAA
- the LOC121617940 gene encoding serine/threonine-protein kinase Nek9, whose protein sequence is MSLEDYERHFDSLNSDLGGGSVVSERSASGTFNGEEEKLHYIPIRILGRGAFGEATLYRRTEDNSLVVWKEVDLNTLSEKERRDVMNEISILSILEHNNIIAYFNHFMDKNSLFIELEYCNGGNLYDKINQQKGKLFSEEVVIWYLYQIASAVSHIHKAGILHRDIKTLNIFLTKTDLIKLGDYGLAKKLDSEFSMAETCVGTPYYMSPELCQGAKYNFKSDIWAMGCVLFEVLTLTRTFDATNPLNLCVKIVQGNWTMEVNSDVYSSALIKLVYECLDQDPANRPTGEQILDQPFISCYRQELEERVALLNSAMKKPKLSTVTDTPVAVVTTRSREVYFWGGGKFTPQKMDTFKGGSSAQHVCAGESHFAVVTVEKELYTWANVQGGAKMVGQLGHGDQSSYRQPKKVEKLQGKAVRQVACGADFTACITDEDQMYMFGSDYYGCIGVEGELGTEILEPVLLEFFEERPVRQVSCGDNHVVVLTQSGDIYSWGCGEYGRLGLECEDDFSSPMQVEIPKGATISSVACGSDGTFFLTEAGKVLACGNNEFNKLGLNQGISGLKNHPGEGYQGIPYITTLTLAKQLSRFKIHFIAPGKTHTAAIDARGRLLTFGCNKYGQQGVKDFKKHQGVQVLVGPFGGKMVTKVSCGDGFTIAATEDNQIFAWGNAGNGRLGMPADKGFGSEVCPAMPRPIFGSLHHVPDLSCRGWHTIIIMEKVLNSKTIRSNSSGLSVGSGLGQEASTSSVDLDIEPGSETECRDRGLGGTMEDNTEECFMETPMMSAASQTGDSSCPLWLRKELEDAEYIPMPEGSELPTPDELSSFAESVTLPYEELKELKAAAAAVSSKKGLSTKRMSCGKVNGLEETEIFKKGESGTCCRASSEVTQLRETVAHQEMRIQMLEKQVNEQQKENERLWAAINRSTLRESGCDDNGNHHSDHMPGDGGRRGGGFTNHGGRSAGASV, encoded by the exons ATGTCACTGGAGGACTATGAAAGACATTTCGACTCGCTAAATTCAGATTTGGGCGGCGGGTCAGTGGTCAGTGAGCGATCAGCGTCGGGCACATTTAATGGCGAAGAGGAGAAGTTGCATTACATTCCTATCCGGATCCTCGGGAGGGGGGCGTTTGGTGAAGCAACTCTGTACAGACGAACCGAG GACAACTCTCTGGTGGTATGGAAGGAGGTGGACCTAAACACGCTCTCCGAAAAGGAGCGCAGGGATGTCATGAACGAAATAAGCATCCTCTCTATCCTAGAGCACAACAACATCATAGCCTACTTCAATCACTTCATGGATAAAAACTCCCTCTTCATTGAGTTGGAGTATTGCAATG GAGGAAATCTGTACGATAAAATCAACCAACAGAAGGGGAAACTTTTCAGTGAGGAG GTGGTCATATGGTACCTGTACCAGATTGCCTCAGCAGTGTCTCACATTCACAAGGCTGGGATCTTACACAG AGATATCAAAACTCTGAACATTTTCCTGACCAAGACTGACCTCATCAAGCTGGGTGACTATGGCCTCGCAAAGAAGCTAGACTCAGAGTTTTCCATGGCAGAGACT TGTGTGGGAACTCCGTATTACATGTCCCCGGAATTGTGCCAGGGAGCAAAGTACAACTTCAAGTCAGACATCTGGGCCATGGGTTGTGTACTTTTTGAAGTCTTAACTCTCACGAGAACATTTGATGCAACG AACCCCCTGAACCTCTGTGTGAAAATAGTCCAGGGCAACTGGACTATGGAAGTGAACTCAGATGTTTATTCGTCTGCACTGATCAAACTAGTGTATGAGTGCCTCGATCAA GATCCTGCAAACAGGCCTACAGGTGAGCAGATTCTGGACCAGCCATTCATCTCCTGCTACAGACA GGAGCTTGAGGAGCGAGTTGCCCTGCTGAATTCAGCAATGAAAAAACCAAA ACTGAGTACAGTGACTGACACCCCTGTTGCTGTGGTGACCACACGATCAAGGGAGGTGTACTTCTGGGGCGGAGGGAAATTCACCCCCCAGAAAATGGACACCTTTAAAGGAGGCAGCAGTGCTCAACATGTGTGTGCAGGCGAGAGTCACTTTGCAGTGGTGACAGTGGAAAAGGAGCTGTATACGTGGGCT AATGTCCAAGGTGGAGCCAAGATGGTGGGCCAGCTGGGGCACGGAGACCAGTCCTCATACCGGCAGCCAAAGAAGGTGGAGAAGCTACAGGGGAAGGCCGTCCGACAGGTGGCGTGTGGGGCTGACTTCACTGCCTGCATCACTG ATGAGGACCAGATGTACATGTTTGGATCAGACTATTACGGCTGCATTGGAGTCGAGGGTGAGCTCGGCACAGAGATTTTGGAGCCAGTGCTTTTGGAGTTTTTTGAGGAGCGGCCTGTCCGTCAGGTTTCGTGTGGAGACAACCATGTGGTGGTCCTGACTCAGAGTGGGGACATCTACTCCTGGGGCTGCGGAGAGTATG GGCGTCTCGGCCTGGAATGTGAGGATGACTTCTCTTCTCCGATGCAA GTGGAGATCCCCAAAGGTGCCACCATCTCCTCAGTGGCATGTGGCAGCGATGGAACCTTCTTTTTGACAGAAGCTGGAAAAGTCCTGGCATGTGGAAACAATGAGTTTAACAAGCTCGGTCTGAACCAGGGAATCTCTGGTCTCAAAAACCACCCTGGAGAG GGTTACCAGGGGATCCCGTACATCACCACCCTTACCTTGGCAAAGCAGCTGTCACGATTCAAGATCCACTTCATAGCTCCAGGGAAGACCCACACAGCTGCCATTGATG CACGTGGCCGTCTGCTCACCTTTGGCTGCAACAAATACGGACAGCAGGGTGTGAAGGACTTTAAGAAACACCAGGGTGTACAAGTCCTTGTTGGACCCTTTGGAGGAAAGATGGTGACCAAAGTATCTTGTGGAGATGGCTTCACCATTGCAGCTACCGAGG ataATCAGATCTTTGCATGGGGAAACGCAGGAAACGGGCGACTTGGGATGCCTGCTGATAAGGGATTTGGTTCAGAAGTATGCCCCGCCATGCCAAGGCCCATCTTTGGTTCCCTCCACCATGTACCGGACCTGTCTTGCCGTGGCTGGCACACCATTATCATAATGG agAAAGTGCTCAACTCAAAGACAATTCGCTCTAACAGCAGTGGACTATCAGTTGGCAGTG GACTGGGCCAGGAGGCATCTACTTCCTCAGTGGATCTGGACATAGAACCTGGTTCAGAGACGGAGTGTCGGGACAGGGGTCTTGGGGGCACAATGGAGGATAACACGGAGGAGTGCTTCATGGAGACCCCAATGATGTCAGCAGCAAGTCAGACTGGGGACAGCTCTTGCCCTCTCTGGCTTAGAAAG GAGCTTGAGGATGCAGAGTACATCCCGATGCCAGAAGGCTCTGAGCTACCCACCCCTGACGAGCTCTCTTCTTTCGCCGAGAGTGTCACTCTACCTTATGAGGAGCTGAAAGAGCTAAAGGCTGCGGCGGCAGCAGTCAGCAGTAAGAAAGGCCTATCG ACTAAACGAATGAGTTGTGGTAAAGTGAATGGACTGGAGGAGACTGAAATCTTCAAAAAAGGAGAATCGGGCACATGCTGCAGAGCAAGTAGCGAGGTTACACAG CTGCGGGAGACAGTCGCTCATCAAGAGATGAGGATCCAGATGCTCGAGAAGCAG GTCAATGAGCAGCAGAAGGAGAATGAGAGGCTCTGGGCAGCAATCAATCGTTCAACTTTACGGGAATCAGGATGCGACGATAACGGAAACCACCACTCTGATCATATGCCCGgggatggaggaagaagaggcggCGGATTCACAAATCACGGGGGCCGATCTGCAGGGGCCAGTGTGTGA
- the LOC121618721 gene encoding CD209 antigen-like, producing MDNGEMSGHNFDGGFNTLISEEGLQDGEHPNPSTNQGRKQEFRYSVTLGRHYRPAVVSLAVLAAVLLIVDICLGVRYNKLKDTHLTHDDPENINDELNKLHDAYKTAIETMHSYKKEMDRETSRQTQTNWESEHQTKRQRDYEGQFDKLTKDLATLRHRLPMIRDGCRRCPPGWVLMNSLCYYFSFATVTGYKSWQKARDFCRMFGGDLAVIDSKDKENSTVNYLISFLTSKSNMGFWIGLKDSHEEGTWKWLDGTILVEGYWNEGEPNDINNEDCAGVYPRENFFKAWNDVSCDAMMKWICEKAPTSTS from the exons ATGGACAACGGAGAAATGTCAGGTCATAACTTTGATGGCGGATTTAACACGTTGATTAGTGAAGAGGGCTTGCAGGACGGGGAGCATCCTAACCCCTCCACTAACCAAGGCAGGAAACAAG AGTTCAGGTACAGTGTGACACTTGGGAGACATTACAGACCTGCTGTAGTGAGCCTGGCAGTGCTCGCTGCGGTTCTGCTCATAGTTGATATCTGCCTGGGGGTCCGCT ACAACAAACTCAAAGACACCCACCTCACACACGATGACCCAGAAAACATCAATGATGAGCTGAACAAGCTCCACGATGCTTACAAGACTGCGATTGAAACAATGCACAGTTACAAgaaagagatggacagagagacgaGCCGTCAGACACAAACCAACTGGGAGTCTGAGCaccagacaaagagacagagagactatGAAGGGCAGTTTGATAAACTGACCAAGGACCTTGCAACACTGAGACACCGCTTACCGATGATTA ggGACGGCTGCAGACGCTGTCCACCGGGCTGGGTTTTGATGAACTCGCTGTGTTACTACTTTTCTTTCGCTACCGTTACTGGATATAAATCATGGCAGAAAGCCAGAGAtttctgcaggatgtttggAGGTGACCTTGCAGTCATtgacagcaaagacaaagag AACTCAACTGTAAATTACTTGATAAGTTTTCTAACCTCAAAGTCCAACATGGGCTTCTGGATTGGACTGAAAGACTCCCACGAGGAAGGGACTTGGAAATGGTTGGATGGAACAATACTGGTTGAGGG GTATTGGAATGAAGGAGAACCAAATGATATCAACAATGAGGACTGTGCTGGGGTTTATCCCAGAGAAAACTTCTTCAAGGCCTGGAATGATGTCAGTTGTGATGCCATGATGAAATGGATATGTGAAAAAGCACCGACGTCTACGAGCTAA
- the LOC121618785 gene encoding C-type lectin domain family 4 member G-like: MENVRRRVAGWRRISFTSKLSQVFFNTDGSIHYKIFGQGGGGSERLVLLSLGLLNVVLLIVAVALGINCAKVREVSLHVSHSTATQLITELDYLRGNHSKAVEAEEEAKNALDISRKKHAQLKVEIELQKATNDNYWRQIGVLQVEKTRLQSNISALEGTCGRCLPTWILHNSSCYFFSYIESTNVRKNWPDSRADCVGRGADLIVIDNQEEQKFVSANIGNLRGVQNVRGNGFWIGLTDMDTEGNWVWINNVTEVEPRFWMDGEPNDVGHHGEDCAVAVYSPNNPWKTRNDGSCHTNTLHWICEMKSS, translated from the exons ATGGAGAATGTACGAAGAAGGGTGGCTGGATGGAGGAGGATATCATTTACATCAAAGCTGTCTCAAGTTTTCTTCAACACTGATGGAAGTATTCACTATAAAATATTTGGACAAG GTGGAGGTGGATCTGAGCGGCTGGTTTTACTGAGTCTGGGTCTGCTGAACGTTGTTTTGCTGATAGTTGCTGTTGCTCTTGGGATTAACT GTGCCAAAGTCAGAGAGGTTTCCCTCCATGTTTCACactcaacagcaacacagcTCATCACTGAGCTTGACTATCTCCGTGGCAACCACAGCAAAGCGGtggaagctgaagaggaggccAAGAACGCGTTAGACATATCGcgaaaaaaacatgcacaactGAAGGTGGAAATTGAGCTGCAGAAGGCCACCAATGACAATTATTGGAGGCAGATTGGGGTGCTGCAAGTAGAGAAGACCAGGCTGCAGTCCAATATATCTGCACTGG AGGGGACCTGTGGCAGATGCCTGCCCACATGGATTCTTCACAACTCATCCTGCTATTTCTTCTCTTACATTGAGTCCACTAATGTGAGGAAGAATTGgccagacagcagagcagactgTGTTGGTCGTGGAGCTGACCTGATTGTGATCGATAACCAGGAGGAGCAG AAATTTGTGAGTGCCAACATTGGAAATCTGAGAGGTGTCCAGAACGTCCGAGGGAACGGATTCTGGATTGGTCTCACTGACATGGACACAGAGGGTAACTGGGTCTGGATTAATAATGTCACTGAGGTGGAGCCAAG GTTCTGGATGGATGGAGAACCAAACGACGTTGGACACCATGGTGAAGACTGTGCAGTTGCAGTTTATAGCCCCAATAATCCCTGGAAGACCCGTAACGATGGCAGTTGCCACACTAATACATTACACTGGATATGTGAAATGAAATCAAGCTAA
- the LOC121618877 gene encoding C-type lectin domain family 4 member F-like has protein sequence MISNHDNDTDGKPFHRYTGNKGSVCTVRVGSRSLPLYPLVIVCLGLLNAVLVLTAIVIGIYCGNVSEVPAPHQITAQALIIEVKQFQTMNSEAIKAQEEAKQALEKELMGHQQLKLHLEQNKTVSDSFQRQLEALQLERAMLKSITSDIQESCGRCLPGWFLLNTSCYFHSKSANNPMKSWADCRADCISRGARLAVIDTLEEQLNLFEYLPKLDPNIRPWWSRPGGVWIGLTDSQTEGRWVWINNVALQDGGYWIQGEPNNYGVVGEDCAALMNMKNPRATWFDANCVEEKEWLCEMEPN, from the exons ATGATTTCAAATCATGACAACGACACAGATGGAAAACCATTTCACCGTTACACAGGAAACAAAG gatcTGTGTGCACAGTCAGAGTTGGGTCCAGAAGTCTTCCACTGTATCCGCTGGTTATCGTGTGCTTGGGACTGCTAAACGCTGTTCTGGTGTTAACCGCTATTGTTATTGGGATTTACT GTGGCAACGTCAGTGAAGTACCTGCACCCCACCAAATAACAGCACAAGCACTCATCATAGAGGTGAAGCAATTTCAGACAATGAACAGTGAAGCAATCAAAGCTCAAGAAGAGGCCAAACAAGCATTAGAGAAAGAACTCATGGGCCATCAGCAACTGAAGCTGCACTTAGAGCAGAACAAGACCGTCAGTGACAGCTTTCAGAGGCAGCTTGAGGCACTACAACTGGAGAGAGCAATGCTGAAGTCCATTACATCTGATATAC AAGAAAGTTGTGGACGATGTCTGCCAGGATGGTTTTTACTCAACACTTCGTGCTACTTCCATTCTAAATCAGCAAACAATCCCATGAAGAGCTGGGCGGACTGCAGGGCGGACTGCATCAGCCGTGGCGCTAGGCTTGCTGTGATTGACACCTTGGAGGAGCAG CTAAATCTTTTTGAGTACCTACCAAAACTGGATCCAAACATTCGGCCGTGGTGGAGCAGGCCAGGGGGAGTCTGGATTGGCCTTACGGATAGTCAGACAGAGGGCCGTTGGGTGTGGATAAATAATGTGGCTCTGCAGGATGGAGG GTACTGGATACAAGGGGAGCCCAACAACTATGGAGTAGTGGGTGAAGACTGTGCAGCATTAATGAACATGAAGAACCCCAGGGCAACATGGTTTGATGCAAACTGCGTGGAGGAGAAGGAATGGTTATGTGAAATGGAACCCAACTAG